TGATGTGAACGCACTGAGTCTTTTACCTGGAGTAggcaaatcaagaaccaaagaacataggtttaaggtgagagggcaaagatataataggaatatgaggggcaatcttttccacacacagagtggtgtacatgaaacaaactgccagaggatgcgACTCAGGCAGGTAccgtaataatatttaaaagacatttggacgtacatggataagaaaggtttcggGGATAGgggccacacgcaggcaggtgggactagtgtaaatggggcactttggttggcatgggagttgggctgaagaggctgtttccatgcagtatgactaaaTGACATGAGGAATCTAGTTATCTGCATGAACTACTCTCAATGTTAAATTCCTATCCACATAATAAATTCATGGGAAACTTGTCCAAATTATTTTTTGTGTCCTGCTCAAATTCGATCAATGATCCAAAGCAGAACATAAGACAACATTTAACCTACATGTTCAAACATTCCAGATTGCATTGGTTCTTTACATTCTAAACATTTAAAACCAAACTATTCTTCATTTCATTACTTAAATAGAAGCTTCTACCTAATTTGTAGTTCTCGATTTACATCACAAGGTTTTGGACCTACGTCAAACTGAATGGATACTTAGAAGACCCTTCAGTAATACATCAAATATTTAAACTCAAGCAACTACTTATGAGAAATTGTATGAGTTTTATTCATTCCATGTTGATTAATAAATGTATAATCAATACAAATACAGCAGTTGCAAACTTGTTACAGGTTTGGCCCTGCAAACCATCTCAGGAAGTTAGAAGTTCAATGTATCTTGGACAACATAAAAATCAGAAGTGAAAGGGCAGATAATAGAAAACAAAAATCATCAAGTGAAGTAAGCTTGTGAAGATCTGAAGCCTCAAATTATAAAATCAAGGCAGCAATTTAATAGCAACCAGCCACCTGCCAGAATACATAAACTTAAGAGGTAATACACCAATAAAACAATGATTGCATAAAATGCACCATAAACAAATATTTCCAAAGTGTTCTCCAAAAGAAATAAACCTCTCCAAAGCAGAGACTAAACAAGTCATTTTCCAAACACCAGAAATGTAAAATATTACAAAAATATCAATGAGACATTTTTTCCCATTCAATTCTGTGGTCTCAACTCCAATAAACCCGATTAAAACTCAGGTGTCCCAAAACCTTCATCAGTCTAAGCTCGACCATTTGGTTAAACATTCATGAATTCACACATTGAATTAAGGCGTTATTTATATAATAGATTTTAAGATCCATTTAAAGTGCCATTAGCCTGATCAGAATGTGTAAGAATTTCAAATAAAAGAATAAATCAAAAGTGTATCAACAATATCTACAATTCAGAGTGCCAGTCTTACTCATTTAGGTTCACTAGCTTATCAGGgaacctcaagtcctgacaaacgCTGTAACGTGGAAGGACTCAAAAGCAACCGTTTTGTTCAATGTACATTTTTGAAAGAGAAGCTGCCATGGCTTTGGCTAATTCTTCGTCTCTTTTCCTCTGAACGTGTGTCTGTGCACACCACGTTTCGTACTCTGGGTTGGGAAGCGAGTGATCAAAAACTGCGTCGTAGTGCCCATTGCTCAGCCAACTCAGCCATATGCTGGGTTTGGCCTGGTCTTCGGGACCCAGGCAATGCACCATAGTAGATACGGTTGGGCTTTCCACGCTACCTCCAGTGGTTAGGTAGATATTAACCTTCAGCATTTGACTCATAGCCAGTAACTCCGGGTAACCAGCCCATGCCCCGTCCTGAGCGGCGTTGATCAGAAACTCTCCAACATCACCTTCGATGATGGGGTTAAACTCGTCCAGGTGATCCGCAATGTGGTACACAGTTTGCTCCCTCAGCTCCTTGTGCATGGTCTGATCGCCATAGACGGCCTTGCTGACCGCCCGGTACAGGCAGTTGCCGTCGGGGATGCTGTGAAACCTGTACCTCTGTTTCTCCCTCAAGTAAGTGTTTTGCTTTTCCACCTCGGCCCAGTAGCGAGCAATCCGGGCGTGTTTCTCCGACCTGTTCTCCACCACCAGGTCCACCGTTCGGTATTCAGTGCCCAGCTCCAGTTCCCCTGCCTGCGAAGCCGGGCCTCGTTCATGGCTCTCGGCTCGGCTGCAATCGAGGGCCCGGCTGTTCACCAGCGCAGGCCCGTTGCCCAGCCGCGCCGTCTCTTCCTCTGCCTCTCCGGAGACTCTCTCCTGGCCGTGGCCCCAAACTTCCACCGGCGACCCGTCGCCGTCTTCTTCTTCCAGCCCGAAGCCGCGGCCTCGATCAGTCCGCTCGGATGCGGCGAGAGCCCTCTCGTTCAGTGCCTGTACGGGCACGCCCCTCTCCAGCGGCCGCAGAGGGATCCTGGCGGTGGAGGTGTAGAGGTGCACGGCCGGGCCTGAGCCCGGGGTCTGGGGTAGCAGGTCGCAAGTCGAGAATGCGGGCATGGTGGCGGGGGAGCAGGAGGCCTCGCCTTTCACCGCGGCGCTCGGGTTGTCGACTGGAGCTTTGTCCGCTGCTTGGATGGAGACCTTGAAGGCGGCCTCGGGGTAGTGGGTCAAGACGCTGCTGTAGAAGCGCATCTCGGTCTTTTTATAGCAGCCAGTGCGAGTCGCCGTCAGAAATAGCAGCTGTCATCACCAGTGCCCGCATTGGGACGCGCTGTCTTTAATTCCAGCTACGACATACACAACCCTAACATTATCCGGATTAGCTCAGCCTCGATCCTTTAAATATAGCGGAGTGCGTCCTCTGGTCTGCCCGAGCTCAGCGGAGCCGCGCTGCGTCTTCTCAAAGGCATCCGAGTGCACATTCGTCAAGGGTGAGCGAGTCTGGTGGAAGAGCCTGGATCCGGCCGGCCGTCCCTCCCCCTGTGCCCGGGGACGGACGGGCGACCTTGTTTACAACCAGGCCGGCTGCCTCAGCGCGCTGGAATGCCGCGTCCTGCCAAGAGCCGCAACCTGCCTCCAGACCTGCACACTGGCGCTGTTTCTGCTTATCAAATCTCCTGGTTGTTAAATGGTCGTCCACGAACATTGACATTTTTTGGAATGGCGTATTTGGGCCAGTAACTTTCTACCCAAATGCACGATTTGGTTCAGTAATTTTCTACCCTCATGAGCAATTTCAGCCAGCAAATTTCTATCCTGCAACATTCTGAAAGGGAACTTCAAAGGCACTGTAAAAATGTCAGATTGTTTAAAGAATAACCGTGATCACTAGAAATATCTTGTGGAAATTGGCTCCCTCCAAATATCAAAACTGCATTTTTAATATAAATGGGTTATTTTTTTACGGCTCGTGAAGCCATAAAGTGACTCCAATATCACAACATTAAGTATTAATATAAATCAGATTTGTATAGTTTAAAGAGACAGATGTTTGATAAAGAAATGCCCATGTAACTTATTGGTCTGGAATAGCATCTCAGAGCATGATTCAGAAAGTGTTGGGAGAAATTCTGGGataaaaaataaggaggcagattattatctcaatggtgtcagattaggtaaaggggaagtgcaaggagaccttggtgtccttgtacaccagtcactgaaagtaagcgtgcaggtacagcaggcagtgaagagagctaatggcatgttgaccttcataatgagaggatttgagcacaggagcaaagaagtcctgcagttgtatagggccctggtgagaccacatctggaatacttgtgaacaggtttggtctcctaatttgaggaaggacgtccttgctattgaggcagtgcagcgtaggttcacgaggttaatccctgggatggcgatatgaggaaagattggaaagactaggcttgtattcactggagtttagaaggatgagacgggatcttatagagacgtataaaactagaaaaggactagacaagctagatgcaggaaaaatgttcccaatgttggggagtccagaaccaggggacgcagtctaagaataaaggggaggccatttaaaactgaggtgagaagaacctttttcacccagagagttgtgaatttgtggaattctctaccacagaaggcagtggaggccaattcactggattaatttaaaagttagatagagctctaggggctagtggaatcaagggatatggggagaaggcaagcacagatttactgattgtagatgatcagccaagatcacaatgaatggcggtgctgtctcgaagggccaaatggcctcctcctgcacctattttctatgtttttatgtttcttcttcagtctgaattaaGGACCCAattcaaaacgtcatctgtccagtccctccagtgttacctggcccactgagttactccagcactttgttagtcaagattccagcatctgcagtttcttgtgacttCACAAATATCAgcagaagattttttttaaactcaaacaTGAGCTGATCACTACATGCCATAGTCAGTGTATCTTCTTAACAAATGAGATTAAAGGATTAGACAATGAATAAGAGCAGAGAAGGCCGAATTAGAACAGATACTTGAAtggaggaaggggagaaatataAC
This portion of the Rhinoraja longicauda isolate Sanriku21f chromosome 2, sRhiLon1.1, whole genome shotgun sequence genome encodes:
- the otud1 gene encoding OTU domain-containing protein 1 yields the protein MRFYSSVLTHYPEAAFKVSIQAADKAPVDNPSAAVKGEASCSPATMPAFSTCDLLPQTPGSGPAVHLYTSTARIPLRPLERGVPVQALNERALAASERTDRGRGFGLEEEDGDGSPVEVWGHGQERVSGEAEEETARLGNGPALVNSRALDCSRAESHERGPASQAGELELGTEYRTVDLVVENRSEKHARIARYWAEVEKQNTYLREKQRYRFHSIPDGNCLYRAVSKAVYGDQTMHKELREQTVYHIADHLDEFNPIIEGDVGEFLINAAQDGAWAGYPELLAMSQMLKVNIYLTTGGSVESPTVSTMVHCLGPEDQAKPSIWLSWLSNGHYDAVFDHSLPNPEYETWCAQTHVQRKRDEELAKAMAASLSKMYIEQNGCF